The genome window aatatctATAATCAACTCTTGAGCTAGGAGAAAGTTGTCCGACAGAGTCCGACCCTAAACAAAATCACTTTGCTGAGGAGAAATAATCCGAGGCAAAATCGGAGTTAATCGGCTGACCAAAACTCGAGAGATGACTTTATTCAAAAAGTTGCATGCACTGATAGGACGAAATTGAAAGAAGGAATGCGGATTTAGGACCTTTGGAATGAGAACAATTGAGGTAGCTATGACAAATCGAGAAAGTTCAGCTCCAAAAAAGAAACTGAGAATCGCTTGAAAGATATCAGAATCGACCACCTCCCAAGCAAATGTAAAGAACTTTCCAGTGAAGCCATCTGGGCCTGCTACACTATCACCATCCATAGAGAAGACCACTCTCGTAACCTCGTCGAAAGAATGGGCCTCTTCCAAACAGCTATTATCAATTTCGGAACTCAAGTTAGGAATAACATGGACCAGTCTAAAGTCTGAAGAAAACTCCGCCGAtaataaatcatcaaaaaacTTCACGTCTTCCATCCCGATTGTGCCATCATCAGTAATCCAAGTGCCCTGGGAGTCTCGAATGATGTGAATTGCTGCCCGATATCTTCGCTGTTTCACCACTGAATGGAAAAATCTAGAATTATTATCCCCGTGCTGGAGCCACTTAACCCTGGCTTTTTGTTTCCAGAATTGTTCCTCTACGGTCAGGACCCTCCGCAATTCAGCTTGTACCCGTTTCAACTCAACAAAATTCTCCTCCGAGCTATCTACCTCGATCTGAAGCTCAGCCCGGGCCACCGCTGCCTCGGCCGTCTTCACGTTGAGAAAAACATCTTCAAACGTCTCCTTATTCCATTGTTGAATAGCATGAGAGACTCTCTTCAGTTTGGCCCATATGCGATAAAACGGAGAGCCACTGACATCATCTTGCCAAGCAATCTTTACTACATCTAACAGACTATCCTTAGATGTCCACACGTTAAGGAATATAAAAGTGCGAGACTTATTGTCCAGCCTGGTAGAGAAGGAAAGGAGAAGTAGGCCATGGTCAGAGGGCTCTCGCACCAAGTGGGAGACAACTATCGAGGTTGAATCGTTTAAACACGCATTGTTAAGTGTTAAGTAAAACCCGATCTAGGCGCTTTCAGATTCTTACTCGCCCATGTCTATTATTACACCAAGTGAAGCTGGACCCAGAGAACCCTGCATCAAGCACACCAACTTCTCCCATGAATTGGGAAAGCTCCAAGCCCTGAGATGGCTGAAACAGCTGACCTCCGTTCTTCTCATTCGGAGATAAAATAAGGTTAAAATCCGTCACAATATACCATGGCTCG of Coffea arabica cultivar ET-39 chromosome 5c, Coffea Arabica ET-39 HiFi, whole genome shotgun sequence contains these proteins:
- the LOC140007302 gene encoding uncharacterized protein, producing MESIRVLLNFDHVISNPSRDLWVFFRFPFTSMVVGESDQHLSISFCHTHRSCPFIVSFVHAKCTAAERRRLWPTLLRDKPCHEPWYIVTDFNLILSPNEKNGGQLFQPSQGLELSQFMGEVGVLDAGLDNKSRTFIFLNVWTSKDSLLDVVKIAWQDDVSGSPFYRIWAKLKRVSHAIQQWNKETFEDVFLNVKTAEAAVARAELQIEVDSSEENFVELKRVQAELRRVLTVEEQFWKQKARVKWLQHGDNNSRFFHSVVKQRRYRAAIHIIRDSQGTWITDDGTIGMEDVKFFDDLLSAEFSSDFRLVHVIPNLSSEIDNSCLEEAHSFDEVTRVVFSMDGDSVAGPDGFTGKFFTFAWEVVDSDIFQAILSFFFGAELSRFVIATSIVLIPKVLNPHSFFQFRPISACNFLNKVISRVLVSRLTPILPRIISPQQSDFV